Part of the Pseudarthrobacter sp. NBSH8 genome is shown below.
GAGCTTGCGGGCCTCGTCCAGATCCTTGAGTTCCTCCGCATTGTCCTCCGCGGCGAGGCCCAGCTTGACGGCGGCTGCGCTCATCAAGTGCACTGCGGCGGTGGTGATGACCTCGATGGCCGGCACCTCCGAGATATCGCGGATTTGCTGGGTTACGTCAGCCTTGGCGGCGGGGGCCTCGAAAACGTGTGAATTGCTGTCTGGGGTGCTCATACTGGTAAGCTTGTC
Proteins encoded:
- a CDS encoding DUF1844 domain-containing protein, producing the protein MSTPDSNSHVFEAPAAKADVTQQIRDISEVPAIEVITTAAVHLMSAAAVKLGLAAEDNAEELKDLDEARKLITALAGLVTSAAPEIGSQHAGPLRDGLRSLQLAFREESIIPDAPGKGPGEKYTGAVN